One segment of Comamonas thiooxydans DNA contains the following:
- a CDS encoding 2-keto-4-pentenoate hydratase, protein MTAPSTNLHAAALAIREARSSRSPIARVSETFGITGLDAAYQVAQLNTQACLEDPARRVVGLKVGLTNKAVQQQLGVDQPDFGVLFNDMEYLNGDTIPMGRLIQPKIEAEVAFIIGKDLSSQAPSWSEFINALSYALPALEIVDSVIRDWKITLVDTVADNASSALYVLGEQPVSIGALDTSALGMQMSINGRTVSVGTGAACLGHPLRAAYWLACTMAERGHPLRAGQLILSGALGPMVALSNGDLVQANLGNLGSVGCRLA, encoded by the coding sequence ATGACTGCCCCATCAACAAACCTTCACGCTGCTGCCCTGGCCATACGAGAGGCTCGCAGCTCACGCAGCCCGATTGCGAGGGTATCGGAAACCTTTGGCATTACCGGGCTCGACGCTGCCTACCAGGTGGCTCAACTCAATACACAGGCTTGCCTGGAAGATCCAGCCCGCCGAGTCGTTGGCCTCAAGGTCGGGCTCACCAATAAAGCAGTGCAACAGCAGCTGGGAGTGGATCAACCCGACTTCGGAGTGCTGTTCAACGATATGGAGTATCTGAATGGCGACACCATTCCTATGGGTCGACTCATCCAGCCCAAGATTGAGGCCGAGGTCGCCTTCATCATCGGCAAAGATCTCAGCAGCCAAGCACCTTCTTGGTCCGAGTTCATCAACGCCTTGTCCTACGCGCTTCCGGCTCTGGAAATCGTCGATAGCGTGATCCGCGATTGGAAGATCACCCTGGTAGACACCGTCGCAGACAACGCTTCGTCGGCACTTTATGTATTGGGCGAGCAGCCTGTCAGCATCGGCGCACTGGACACCTCGGCCCTGGGCATGCAGATGAGCATCAACGGCAGGACCGTATCGGTCGGCACGGGCGCCGCCTGCCTGGGCCACCCTCTGCGCGCCGCCTACTGGCTGGCCTGCACCATGGCCGAGCGCGGCCATCCCCTGCGCGCTGGCCAGCTCATTCTGTCCGGCGCCCTAGGACCCATGGTAGCTCTCAGCAACGGCGACCTGGTCCAGGCAAACCTGGGCAACCTGGGCAGCGTCGGCTGCCGCCTGGCCTGA